The nucleotide window GATCAGCTCCTAGAGGATATGACTATTCAGGAGTTTGTTTCGACAAATACAGAGCTGAGAGCTCTGGTGGAGAAATGTGGAGGCAGATGCCATGTAGTTGATAATAAATATTGGAAAGAAGGCAGAGAGTGTTACAGGAGTAATCAGTTCCAGGTAGGGGAGCTGTTAAGAACCACTGACAAGATAACTGAGGAAAACCATGGGAAATACTACTCTAATGAGACACTAAAAGAGGCAGAAAGACAGATGATGGAGGAGGAAACCAAGCTGAAGCTGACATCAACAAATATGTCACCAGAGGAAATAACAATCAGATCTAAAAATGATACATATGGTAAACTACTAAACAAGTTTGTTGGCGTTGCAACAGGTGCAATGTTAGGAGCCCTTCTTGGTGTGTTCTCTATAGttgaaatatcaaatttaaaagcaaaatctaAGAAAGACTACGTGGCTGCTGCTTTGACTGCAGGTGTGCAGGGGGCTCAGATGGGATGGGATGCAGCTGAAGAAGCAAAAAGTCCAACCGAGGCTTTTCATAAAACCAAAGATGCAGTCTACAACAATGCTCCAAATCCACATTTGAAGTTTTAAGACAGATGAGGTCAGAACTGCCGAAGAACACAAGCATGTGGCGAACTTAGTGATTTGCCAATTCTTAAACTGTAATATAATACATATTACTTATGTTATTTCTTAGTAATTACTTATCTCATTAGTTCTCTATACCCGTGTTGCGAACCGGTACAGGTCTCTGGGACAGTTGGTACGGGGCAgtggtgaaaatgaattttaattgtagtccaaatatgaaaaaaaaaataaataatataaaaaacaagaaaaaagtgaaaaatgtcttCCATGTAGGTGACAGGTCATCTGATTAAACAAAATTACCAAATATATGGTTTAATTTTGGTCAAATTAAAACACAGTAAACACAATTAGAGGAGCAACCCTCAGTTTGAGTCAGTTAAgtgcaaaaaattaaaactataagctgtttttcatgaaaaaaagagacaaatacAGACAAAGAACTAGATGCCCATgtgtcacaaaaaatgaaactaaaggAAACAAATTACTTTCTAATAAAAGTAGGTTCAAACCACCACATGTTTTTAATCTCTATGACAAGCAGAAGTTTTATTGAATAAATTATACAAATGTTATAGAGACTTAAAGTACTTACAgcataaactatcatcttattTTGATACTTAACAATACTTTTGTAATGCACAACTCCAGACTCTGCACAATGATGATTTATTATTCTCCtgtagtaaataaataaaaatagccaCAGAGTTTTCACATAACCAAAAAAGTTACACTGTTTTTGATATAAAAAGTGGTTTTGCCTTTGGTATTTTTGGATGATAAAATAATAGTCATTTAAATGTAtccaaaatgaattaaaaaatatgattttgtgttttgttgtttagaaaaaaaaacatgtataattACTCAATCTTGGGATATTTGTGAATTTGTATTAATGATGTGTTTTTGGCTTTACATTTTGAAGCattgacaaatattttaatcatgttttctcatgatatcCTTGTCAGAGTTTCCAATGACAAAATGTATAAAGCCTTTAAGAAGTTGCTTTGTTTGTGTTACTTTTTCTCTAAGTGTTGTAGTGTTTTCTAAgccttttttaacctttttaagtTGAGGATTTTAAACTGATCCTTAAACTGAGACAGTAGAAACATTTGATATGTTCTTCCTTCTCCTAGTCAAAACATTGAGTGGTTTAATTTTGTGTTGGGTGTATCTTTTTCTGgtctttataaaaatacaaaaaacaagtgACATTACAATAATCAATTCTGAATATAACACGTACATGAATTGGCACAGGAGGAAAAGGGTCTGACTCAAGAGATATTTTACGATTAAAACATTCCACTGTCAGTGTGCACATTCTCTGattttgttacatattttttttccactttaactTCCTGCCCATTCTCTCATTCTTAGCCCAACAATTAAAACCTGTTTGCAGAAAGTTCTCTTTTGTCCAGATCCTTAAATTTAATACAATCtaataaatctaaaatgtgGTGTTGAAGGTTGTCAATAGGTCCTTTGCCAAACAGTAACATAAAGTtatgtatcatctgcataataGTGGACATTTTTGCCATGTCTCTTGATGGCATCACGAAATACCAACACTTAAAGATCAAGGGAGCTTTAACACCAACAAACAAATTCTTTTCAAGTCTTTCTTAGGAAATGAACCCTGGCTGGGAATCAAATGTGACAGTGCGAATGCACGGtaaattagacttaaaaaatTCAGGTTCTCTGCCAGCGGTGTCAAACAAAAGCACCTAAGGGAATGTCATAGATGAGGAAGTTAtcaaataaagtgttttgaCGGGAAAGAGTTGAGTTTCCTGACTGCACCATTAATCAAATCAGTACTGCTCCCCTACAGACATTTGTATTCTGAAGAATCaatcaaaactttaaactgCAACCAGTTTTCCTCTCTGTGGCTTTACTTTTAAGTTGGATTTGGAATTTagttatttcaagcaatcaaaacaaaaattaacaaaataatgcaaacaACAGAGCTATATACAGTGGAGCAAGAAGTATTTAGTTTACCatcaattgtgcaagttctctaACTAAAAAGATAAGAGAGGCccgtaattttcatcatagatataccttaactatgagagacaaaacaagaaaaaaatccagaaaataacattgtctgatttttaaagaatttatttgcaaattatgatgGGTAATAAAGATTTGGTCATCTCctaacaagcaagatttctgtctctcacataCTGTACCTATAaattcttctgtaagaggatcctctgtcctccacttgttacctgtattaatgacactTGTTTGAACTTGTTATGTACAAAAAatgacacctgtccacaacctcaaacagtcacaccccaaactccactatggccaagatcaaagagctgtctaaggacaccagaagtGAAATTGCTGACCTCCACCAgactgggaagactgaatctgcaataggtaAGCTGTTTGGTGtaaagaaatcaactgtgggagcaattattagaaaatggaagacatTTAAGACCACTCCCTCCATCTGGGGTTCGCTGCAAAATCTCATCTCAgggggtcaaaatgatcactaCAAAGTGAGCagaaatcccagaaccacacggggggcctagtgaatgacctgcagagtaACAAAggctaccatcagtaacacactatGTTGCTATGCAGGGACTTAAACCCTACAGTGCCAGATGTGTCccagtacatgtgcaggccCGTCTAAAGTTTGCTGGAGAGCATTTGGATggtccagaagaggattgggagaatgtcctaAAAGAGAGCCTTTTGGTAAGAACTCTGCTCATAATGTTTGAAtgagaaagaatgctgagttgcatccaaagaacaccatacctactgtaaagcatgagGTGAAAACATCATGCTTTACTGTTCTTCAGCAAAGAGACCAGGATGACTGATCCGTGTAAAGGAAAAACGGAATCAGTTGTGTCAGAACCTCCTTTAATAAGGAAAGTCACCGAAGATGAATCGTGGCTGGGCCTTTAGCATAACAACAATGACAAACACACTGCCCAGGTAACGAAGGAGCGGCTGTGtaagaaacatttcaaggtcctggattggcctagccagtctccagatctcaaaagaaacagaaaatcctcggagggagttgaaagtccatgtcgcccagcaacagccccaaaacaacACTGCTGTAGAGGAGACCTGCATagaggaatgggccaaaatactagcaacagtttctgaaagtcttgtgaagacttacagaaaacatttgactgctgtcattgacAGAGGGTATAtaacaaaatattcaaatctatgtatctaaaaatacaaatatcagTGTCAGGCCTTGACAGTTCTTGCCCCTTTGCTGCCCTCTCCTggttcttttttgtattttttggttccTTCGTTTGCTACTGTTGCTTGCCCTCTCTATATCTCTGCTCAACAAGTATTCAGGATGAGGCAGGGCACCCTGGCACGCCTGAAACTCTTCATCCAAGCATTAAATAAGACTGATTGCTACTGGTTCCCCC belongs to Oryzias melastigma strain HK-1 linkage group LG18, ASM292280v2, whole genome shotgun sequence and includes:
- the LOC118600111 gene encoding GTPase IMAP family member 7-like, with the protein product MNESTSRRIVLLGKTGSGKSSLANTILGEEVFKINHFPNTESRQTFAQTKRVHGRSLTLVDTCSVFDTSMSDTTLREDLVRCITECAPGPHAFLIVLKVEKFTEQEEAVFKEICRHFSEDALKFTAVVFTHGDQLLEDMTIQEFVSTNTELRALVEKCGGRCHVVDNKYWKEGRECYRSNQFQVGELLRTTDKITEENHGKYYSNETLKEAERQMMEEETKLKLTSTNMSPEEITIRSKNDTYGKLLNKFVGVATGAMLGALLGVFSIVEISNLKAKSKKDYVAAALTAGVQGAQMGWDAAEEAKSPTEAFHKTKDAVYNNAPNPHLKF